From Brassica oleracea var. oleracea cultivar TO1000 chromosome C3, BOL, whole genome shotgun sequence, a single genomic window includes:
- the LOC106333986 gene encoding putative F-box/kelch-repeat protein At1g27420 produces MESSSPSSLIPGLTDDVAELCLSRIPYSAFLIISQVCRRWRTFLRSEHFSAVRKLTGSVEEFTCVLMESQFVRDGRFVKYLFGEVFDVSGNRLGRIPTFPGPFVSGFGVAVLRGRKIVFFGGYTRDERFAIKGTTIYASADVHEFDPATNSWRKLANMNVPRHNFAYAVVNGLLYVIRGFSSFGDSLLSTEVYNPKTNQWSLMDCPYRPVWRGFAFSFKSKLFVVSNESRFIDIYDPKTETWKELDSGQSLSVYSYTVIRNKVYFFDRKMPGLGVFDPEENSWSWVGVPRSPGGYWFRLGEWNNKVILIARLGGCKALTGDLDKDNASKWRATYIKPSGSNATVVLINF; encoded by the exons CCGGCTTGACCGACGACGTAGCGGAGCTATGCCTCTCGCGAATCCCTTACTCTGCCTTCCTGATCATTTCTCAGGTCTGCCGGCGATGGAGGACGTTCCTTAGGAGCGAGCATTTCTCAGCCGTTCGAAAGTTGACCGGATCGGTGGAGGAGTTCACGTGCGTTCTGATGGAAAGCCAGTTCGTAAGAGACGGCCGGTTCGTGAAATACTTGTTCGGGGAAGTCTTCGACGTCTCCGGGAACCGTCTGGGGAGGATTCCTACCTTCCCTGGGCCTTTCGTGAGCGGTTTCGGCGTCGCGGTGCTCCGTGGCAGAAAGATCGTGTTCTTCGGTGGGTATACGAGGGACGAAAGGTTTGCGATCAAAGGCACCACTATCTATGCTTCTGCCGATGTTCACGAGTTCGATCCTGCTACTAACAG CTGGAGGAAACTGGCGAATATGAACGTGCCACGTCACAACTTTGCATATGCTGTAGTGAACGGGCTTTTGTATGTGATCCGAGGCTTTTCCTCATTTGGTGATAGCCTTCTCAGCACGGAAGTGTACAACCCGAAAACTAACCAATGGAGCCTCATGGATTGTCCATACCGCCCGGTCTGGCGTGGCTTCGCATTCTCCTTCAAGTCCAAACTCTTCGTAGTAA GCAATGAATCGAGGTTCATTGACATATATGACCCGAAAACGGAGACATGGAAAGAGTTAGACTCGGGGCAATCACTGTCGGTCTACTCCTACACAGTTATTAGAAACAAAGTGTATTTCTTTGACAGGAAAATGCCGGGACTGGGAGTGTTTGATCCAGAGGAGAATTCTTGGAGCTGGGTGGGTGTGCCTAGGTCCCCGGGTGGTTACTGGTTCAGACTAGGGGAATGGAACAATAAGGTTATTCTGATTGCACGGCTCGGGGGATGTAAGGCCTTAACTGGTGACCTTGATAAAGATAACGCGTCCAAGTGGAGAGCCACATACATTAAACCATCTGGTTCTAACGCGACCGTCGTTCTCATCAACTTCTGA